A portion of the Polaribacter cellanae genome contains these proteins:
- a CDS encoding ABC transporter ATP-binding protein, with amino-acid sequence MKNLLEVNNVVKKYGDFTALNDVSIHIPKGSVYGLLGPNGAGKTSLIRIVNQITMPDSGTILLDGEKLAPHHIEQIGYLPEERGLYKSMKVGEQALYLAQLKGLSKAEAKKRLQYWFEKFDITAWWGKKIEELSKGMAQKVQFIVTVMHNPKLLIFDEPFSGFDPINAQLIAKEILQLRDEGATIIFSTHRMESVEEMCDEIALINKSNLILDGKLDDIKRNFRTNTFQVGLKTVNSVEVENTLKENFKVSPADFKLLNDGLTLNVQLNENNSANDLLSFLTSRGEVQHFVELIPSANDIFIQAINKNN; translated from the coding sequence ATGAAAAATTTATTAGAAGTAAATAACGTCGTAAAAAAATATGGCGATTTTACAGCATTAAATGATGTTTCTATTCATATTCCTAAAGGATCTGTATATGGTTTATTAGGGCCAAATGGAGCAGGAAAAACATCTTTAATTAGAATTGTAAACCAAATTACGATGCCAGATTCTGGAACAATATTGTTAGATGGAGAAAAATTGGCACCACATCATATAGAACAAATAGGCTATTTACCAGAAGAACGTGGTTTGTATAAATCGATGAAAGTTGGCGAACAAGCTTTGTATTTGGCGCAATTAAAAGGGTTAAGCAAAGCTGAAGCAAAAAAAAGACTGCAATATTGGTTCGAAAAATTTGATATTACTGCTTGGTGGGGAAAGAAAATTGAAGAACTTTCTAAAGGAATGGCGCAAAAAGTACAGTTTATTGTAACGGTTATGCACAATCCTAAATTATTAATTTTTGATGAGCCTTTTTCTGGATTTGATCCTATAAATGCGCAATTAATTGCAAAGGAAATCCTACAATTAAGAGACGAAGGTGCAACCATTATTTTTTCGACACACAGAATGGAGTCTGTGGAAGAAATGTGTGATGAGATTGCACTGATAAACAAATCGAATTTAATTTTAGATGGAAAATTAGACGATATTAAACGTAATTTTAGAACAAATACGTTTCAAGTCGGTTTAAAAACGGTAAATTCTGTTGAGGTGGAAAATACCTTAAAAGAAAATTTTAAAGTATCTCCTGCAGATTTTAAATTATTGAATGATGGTTTAACATTAAATGTGCAGTTAAACGAAAATAATTCTGCGAACGATTTATTATCATTTTTAACGAGTAGAGGAGAAGTGCAACATTTTGTAGAGTTAATACCCAGTGCAAACGATATTTTTATTCAAGCAATAAATAAAAACAACTAA
- a CDS encoding ABC transporter permease — protein MSKLRLIIQREFIAKVRNKSFIVMTFLSPLIMVGMLTLVVFLMKKNDEKVKEIVYVDNSGLFDKTDFKDSETIKYLNFTSSGISETKKKVEDGNYYGVLYIPKKDSLEILANSVEFYSKESPNMSLINSLESKIEKKLRNKKLTNFGIDLAQIEASKIKTDIKMYDFSGEESSKLKNWIKIIFGAIAGYLLMMFVIIYGSSVMRSVIEEKTSRIIEIIVSSVKPFQLMLGKIIGNASAGLLQFFIWGILLFVILTIVSSVFGVDMSQIQNTSVSAEQISTVKNAAEGDTMQLVVQEILGLPILKLFVLFIFYFLGGFMLYSSLFAAVGAAVDNETDTQQFMLPIMLPLMLGVYVGFATVVNDPHGPVSIIFSYIPLTSPIVMLMRVPFGVSWTELVISMSLLVATFVFMVWLAAKIYRVGILMYGKKATYKDLYKWLKY, from the coding sequence ATGAGTAAGTTAAGGTTAATTATTCAGCGAGAATTTATTGCTAAGGTTCGAAATAAATCATTTATTGTGATGACTTTTTTGAGTCCACTTATTATGGTTGGTATGCTTACTTTGGTTGTTTTTTTGATGAAAAAAAATGACGAAAAGGTAAAAGAAATTGTATATGTAGATAATTCTGGTTTGTTCGATAAAACAGATTTTAAAGATTCTGAAACTATTAAATATTTAAATTTTACGAGTTCTGGAATTTCAGAAACCAAGAAAAAAGTAGAGGATGGTAACTATTATGGAGTTTTATATATTCCTAAGAAAGATAGTTTAGAAATTTTAGCAAATTCGGTTGAGTTTTATTCTAAAGAATCGCCAAATATGTCTCTAATAAATTCTTTAGAGAGTAAAATAGAAAAAAAGCTTCGAAATAAAAAATTAACCAATTTTGGTATTGATTTAGCACAAATTGAAGCTTCAAAAATTAAGACCGATATAAAAATGTATGATTTTTCTGGAGAAGAATCATCAAAATTAAAAAATTGGATTAAGATTATTTTTGGTGCAATTGCAGGGTATTTATTAATGATGTTTGTAATTATTTATGGTTCTTCTGTAATGAGAAGTGTTATCGAAGAAAAAACAAGCAGAATTATAGAAATTATTGTTTCCTCTGTAAAACCGTTTCAATTAATGTTGGGTAAAATTATTGGAAATGCTTCTGCAGGTTTGCTTCAATTTTTTATATGGGGTATTTTATTGTTCGTTATTTTAACAATTGTTTCTTCTGTATTTGGTGTAGATATGTCGCAAATACAAAATACCTCTGTTTCAGCAGAACAAATAAGTACTGTTAAAAATGCAGCAGAAGGAGATACAATGCAATTGGTGGTGCAAGAAATTTTAGGTTTACCAATTTTAAAGTTATTTGTACTTTTTATCTTTTATTTTTTAGGTGGCTTTATGTTGTACAGTTCACTTTTTGCAGCAGTTGGTGCAGCTGTAGATAATGAAACTGATACCCAGCAATTTATGTTGCCAATTATGTTGCCTTTAATGTTAGGAGTTTATGTTGGTTTTGCCACTGTTGTAAACGATCCTCATGGACCTGTTTCGATAATTTTTTCTTATATTCCGTTAACATCGCCAATTGTTATGTTAATGCGAGTTCCTTTTGGAGTTTCTTGGACAGAATTGGTAATTTCGATGAGTTTATTAGTAGCTACCTTTGTTTTTATGGTTTGGTTAGCTGCGAAAATTTACAGAGTTGGTATTTTAATGTATGGTAAAAAAGCAACTTATAAAGATTTGTACAAATGGTTAAAATATTAA
- a CDS encoding mechanosensitive ion channel family protein: protein MQDKIDQVTDTIVEEANSILDYKFVFSNDISITVKGLLFVAIALIVTAILLKFVRRIITRKLPENDKHKFVTVFSYIRWFVFLIIFLIAMHASGVNVTAIFAASAALLIGVGLALQTLFQDIISGIFILVDQSVHVGDIIELEGKVGRVLDIRLRTTRAVTIDNKVLVIPNHLYLTNILFNWTENGTETRESVTVGVSYGSDVELVKNILMETAKNHKKILKVPEPSVLFTDFADSSLNFKLVFSLNDSFETRFIQSDLRFAIDKAFRENDVTIPFPQRDVHFYPQAKLQVVKENNEPKEIAQKEE, encoded by the coding sequence ATGCAAGACAAAATAGATCAAGTAACAGATACAATTGTAGAAGAAGCAAATTCTATTTTAGATTATAAATTTGTTTTTTCTAATGACATAAGTATTACAGTAAAAGGGTTACTATTTGTTGCAATTGCGCTAATTGTAACTGCAATTCTGCTTAAATTTGTACGTAGAATAATTACAAGAAAATTACCAGAGAACGATAAACATAAATTTGTAACCGTTTTTAGTTATATAAGGTGGTTTGTTTTTTTAATTATTTTCTTAATAGCGATGCATGCATCAGGAGTAAATGTAACCGCTATTTTTGCAGCCTCTGCAGCACTTTTAATTGGTGTTGGTTTGGCTTTGCAAACATTGTTTCAAGATATTATTTCTGGAATTTTTATACTGGTAGACCAATCTGTACATGTTGGAGATATTATTGAATTAGAAGGAAAAGTAGGTCGGGTTTTAGATATTCGTTTAAGAACCACAAGAGCTGTAACGATAGATAATAAGGTTTTGGTAATTCCAAATCATTTGTATTTAACAAATATCCTTTTCAATTGGACAGAGAATGGAACAGAAACTAGAGAGTCTGTAACAGTAGGAGTTTCTTACGGAAGCGATGTAGAATTGGTAAAAAATATTTTAATGGAAACTGCTAAAAATCATAAGAAAATTTTAAAAGTTCCAGAACCAAGTGTATTGTTTACGGATTTTGCAGATAGTTCTTTAAATTTTAAGTTGGTGTTTTCTTTAAACGACAGTTTCGAAACACGTTTTATACAAAGCGATTTACGTTTTGCAATCGATAAAGCATTTAGAGAGAACGATGTTACCATTCCTTTCCCTCAAAGAGATGTGCATTTTTATCCGCAAGCAAAATTACAAGTAGTTAAAGAAAATAACGAACCAAAAGAAATAGCACAAAAAGAAGAATAA
- a CDS encoding DUF6268 family outer membrane beta-barrel protein, whose product MKKFLVLISIFTYVVSNAQLTDLARLEYSFIPKNKSEDQYTRIRALVNYPIEVKEDAYFVFGSEYNRIYLNLNDAYPFDTSSTETITVIDLNLAYTYKMNKKWRVAYSISPRLASTLNKKITSKDFFVNGGVFFIKDRTKAKELEKPYRLILGLTYNTTTGITFPLPLISYFRQLNKKWSYIVGVPKINLKYAFSPKENLQSFVGLDGYFAHLQRPTMVNGNQVDNISLSVVVAGLGYEYQFPKHLVCI is encoded by the coding sequence ATGAAAAAGTTTTTAGTATTGATTTCAATATTCACGTATGTAGTTTCAAATGCGCAACTTACAGATTTGGCGAGATTAGAATATTCGTTTATTCCGAAGAATAAATCCGAAGATCAATACACTAGAATTAGAGCTTTGGTAAATTACCCTATTGAAGTAAAAGAAGATGCTTATTTTGTATTCGGCTCCGAATACAATCGAATTTATTTAAACTTAAATGATGCTTATCCTTTCGATACTTCTTCCACTGAAACTATTACAGTTATCGATTTAAACTTAGCTTATACTTATAAAATGAATAAAAAATGGAGGGTTGCTTACAGTATTTCTCCAAGATTAGCTTCAACTTTAAATAAAAAAATAACCAGTAAAGACTTTTTTGTAAATGGAGGTGTTTTCTTTATTAAAGATCGAACAAAAGCAAAAGAGCTCGAAAAACCTTATCGATTAATTTTAGGATTGACCTATAATACCACAACAGGAATTACTTTTCCATTACCATTAATTAGTTATTTTAGACAGCTGAATAAGAAATGGTCTTATATAGTTGGCGTTCCAAAAATAAACTTAAAATATGCTTTTAGCCCCAAAGAGAATTTACAATCTTTTGTGGGTTTAGATGGTTATTTTGCACATTTACAAAGACCAACAATGGTAAATGGAAACCAGGTAGATAATATTTCTTTATCAGTTGTAGTGGCTGGTTTAGGGTACGAATATCAATTTCCAAAACATTTAGTTTGCATATAA
- a CDS encoding sigma-54-dependent transcriptional regulator has product MPIILIIEDEAAIRRVLTKIISEENENYIVEEAEDGLAGIEMIKDKDYDLVLCDIKMPKMDGVEVLEKAKKIKPEVPIVMISGHGDLDTAVNTMRLGAFDYISKPPDLNRLLNTVRNALEKKTLVVENKRLKKKVSKNYEMVGESDAISHIKEIIEKVAATDARVLITGPNGTGKELVAHWLHEKSNRHKGAMVEVNCAAIPSELIESELFGHVKGSFTGANKDRAGKFEAANGGTIFLDEIGDMSLSAQAKVLRALQENRISRVGSDKDIKVNVRVVAATNKNLREEIAEGRFREDLYHRLAVILIKVPALNDRREDIPLLVDFFAKKISEEQGMAAKSFSTEAIKLLQEYNWTGNIRELRNVVERLIILGEKEVSKNDVKLFASK; this is encoded by the coding sequence ATGCCAATAATATTAATAATAGAAGACGAAGCAGCAATTAGAAGGGTTTTAACAAAAATTATTTCTGAAGAAAACGAGAACTATATTGTGGAAGAAGCAGAAGATGGTTTGGCTGGAATAGAAATGATAAAAGACAAAGATTACGATTTGGTTCTTTGTGATATTAAAATGCCAAAAATGGATGGTGTAGAGGTTTTGGAAAAAGCAAAAAAGATAAAGCCAGAAGTGCCAATTGTTATGATTTCTGGACATGGAGATTTAGATACAGCAGTAAATACAATGCGTTTAGGGGCTTTTGATTATATATCGAAACCACCAGATTTAAACCGACTTTTAAACACCGTAAGAAACGCTTTGGAAAAGAAAACGTTGGTGGTAGAAAACAAACGTTTAAAGAAAAAAGTAAGCAAAAATTACGAAATGGTTGGCGAAAGCGATGCTATTTCTCATATTAAAGAAATTATTGAAAAAGTTGCAGCTACAGATGCAAGAGTTTTAATTACTGGACCTAATGGAACAGGAAAAGAGTTGGTGGCACATTGGTTGCACGAAAAATCGAACCGTCATAAAGGTGCTATGGTTGAAGTAAACTGTGCTGCAATTCCATCAGAATTAATTGAAAGTGAGTTATTTGGACACGTAAAAGGTTCTTTTACAGGAGCAAATAAAGATAGAGCAGGTAAATTTGAAGCGGCAAATGGAGGAACCATTTTTTTAGATGAAATTGGAGATATGAGCTTGTCTGCACAAGCAAAAGTTTTGCGTGCGCTTCAAGAAAATAGAATTTCCAGAGTGGGATCAGATAAAGATATAAAAGTAAATGTTAGAGTAGTAGCAGCCACCAATAAAAACCTACGTGAAGAAATTGCTGAAGGTAGATTTAGAGAAGATTTATACCACAGATTAGCAGTTATTTTAATAAAAGTTCCTGCTTTGAATGATCGTAGAGAAGACATTCCTTTATTGGTAGATTTCTTCGCAAAAAAGATTTCCGAAGAACAAGGAATGGCTGCAAAAAGTTTTTCTACAGAAGCAATAAAATTATTACAAGAATATAATTGGACAGGAAACATTCGTGAATTAAGAAACGTGGTAGAACGTTTAATAATTTTGGGAGAAAAAGAAGTTTCTAAGAACGATGTAAAACTATTTGCGAGTAAATAA
- the katG gene encoding catalase/peroxidase HPI, translated as MSNYDTKKNNSGMDKCPFMSGAEKKTGGSGTTNRDWWPNELKLNILRQNASKSNPLGEDFNYKEAFNSLNFKELKQDILNLMTDSQDWWPADYGHYGGFMVRMAWHNAGTYRIGDGRGGAGTGNQRFAPVNSWPDNGNLDKARLLLWPIKKKYGNKISWADLIILTGNCALESMGFKTFGYAAGREDIWEPEQDIYWGSEKEWGDNEARYESGELEKPLAAVMMGWIYVNPEGPNGIPDPVGSAKNVRETFKRMAMDDEETVALIAGGHTFGKAHGAANPDKYVGDAPHGAKIEEMSSGWKNTYKSGVLDDTITSGIEGAWTPNPIQWDADFFDVLLNYDWELTKSPAGAHQWTPTAASNARMAPKAGNANEKQALMMTTADIALKTDPKYLEISTRFHKDHKAFEDAFARAWYKLTHRDMGPIDRYLGPEVPSEELLWQDPIPASKNVLSDADINALKNTISNTDLTISQLVSTAWASASTYRGSDKRGGANGGRIRLEPQKNWEVNNPEELSEILAVYEQIKKDFNNDVSIADLIVLGGSVGIEKAAENAGHKLTVPFSQGRGDASQEQTDIDAFSYLEPLADGFRNYAKPNLAISQEDLLVDRANLLTLSIPEMTVLVGGLRVLGVNYNNSNHGVFTDKKETLTNDFFSNILDFSITWEAVNAEEKEFIGRDRKTNAMKFSGTRADLIFGSNTELRAVCEVYGANDGQEKFVTDFVKAWTKVMNLDRFDL; from the coding sequence ATGAGCAATTACGATACAAAAAAAAACAACTCTGGTATGGATAAATGTCCATTTATGAGTGGTGCTGAGAAAAAAACTGGCGGAAGTGGAACTACAAATAGAGATTGGTGGCCAAATGAATTAAAATTGAATATTTTACGTCAAAATGCATCAAAATCAAATCCTTTAGGAGAAGACTTTAACTATAAAGAAGCATTTAACAGCCTTAATTTTAAAGAATTAAAACAAGATATACTAAATTTAATGACAGACTCACAAGATTGGTGGCCAGCAGATTACGGTCATTATGGTGGTTTTATGGTTAGAATGGCCTGGCACAATGCTGGTACTTATAGAATTGGTGATGGACGTGGAGGAGCAGGTACAGGAAACCAACGATTTGCACCAGTTAATAGCTGGCCAGACAATGGAAATCTAGATAAAGCTCGTTTACTTTTGTGGCCAATTAAAAAAAAGTATGGCAATAAAATATCTTGGGCAGATTTAATAATTTTAACAGGAAATTGTGCTTTAGAATCTATGGGGTTTAAAACCTTTGGTTACGCAGCTGGTAGAGAAGATATTTGGGAGCCAGAACAAGATATTTACTGGGGAAGTGAGAAAGAATGGGGAGACAATGAGGCTAGATATGAAAGTGGCGAATTAGAAAAGCCATTAGCTGCAGTTATGATGGGTTGGATTTATGTAAATCCTGAAGGACCAAATGGTATTCCAGACCCAGTGGGTTCTGCAAAAAATGTTCGAGAAACATTTAAAAGAATGGCTATGGATGATGAAGAAACTGTAGCCTTAATCGCTGGTGGGCACACGTTCGGAAAAGCACATGGTGCTGCAAATCCAGACAAATATGTTGGAGATGCTCCTCATGGAGCTAAAATTGAAGAAATGAGTTCTGGATGGAAAAACACCTATAAGTCTGGTGTTTTAGATGATACAATTACAAGTGGAATCGAAGGTGCTTGGACACCAAACCCTATTCAATGGGATGCCGATTTTTTTGATGTTTTACTAAATTACGATTGGGAATTAACGAAAAGTCCTGCAGGTGCGCATCAATGGACACCAACTGCTGCTTCAAATGCAAGAATGGCTCCAAAAGCTGGAAATGCAAATGAAAAACAAGCTTTAATGATGACAACAGCTGATATTGCTTTGAAAACAGATCCTAAATATTTAGAAATTTCTACTCGTTTTCATAAAGATCATAAGGCTTTTGAAGATGCTTTTGCAAGAGCTTGGTACAAATTAACACATAGAGATATGGGACCAATTGATCGTTATTTGGGCCCAGAAGTTCCTTCTGAAGAATTATTATGGCAAGATCCAATTCCAGCTTCAAAGAATGTTTTAAGTGATGCAGATATCAATGCTTTAAAGAATACGATTTCTAATACTGATTTAACAATTTCTCAATTAGTTTCCACTGCTTGGGCTTCTGCTTCTACATACAGAGGTTCAGACAAACGTGGTGGTGCAAATGGTGGAAGAATTCGTTTGGAACCTCAAAAAAATTGGGAAGTAAATAATCCTGAAGAATTAAGTGAAATCTTAGCTGTTTACGAACAAATTAAAAAAGATTTTAACAATGATGTTTCTATTGCAGATTTAATTGTTTTAGGTGGTTCTGTAGGAATTGAAAAAGCAGCAGAAAATGCAGGGCACAAATTAACAGTGCCTTTTTCGCAAGGAAGAGGAGATGCTTCTCAAGAACAAACAGATATTGATGCTTTTAGTTATTTAGAACCTTTGGCAGACGGATTTAGAAATTATGCAAAACCTAATTTGGCAATTTCACAAGAAGATTTATTGGTAGACAGAGCTAATTTACTAACATTATCTATCCCAGAAATGACAGTTTTAGTGGGTGGTTTACGAGTTTTAGGAGTAAATTACAACAACTCTAATCATGGTGTTTTTACCGATAAAAAAGAAACCTTAACCAATGATTTCTTTTCGAATATTTTAGATTTTTCAATTACTTGGGAAGCTGTAAATGCTGAAGAAAAAGAATTTATTGGAAGAGATCGCAAAACAAATGCAATGAAATTTTCTGGAACAAGAGCAGATTTAATTTTTGGTTCTAATACAGAGTTAAGAGCTGTTTGTGAAGTGTATGGAGCAAATGACGGGCAAGAAAAATTTGTAACCGATTTTGTAAAAGCTTGGACAAAAGTAATGAACTTAGATCGTTTCGATTTATAA
- a CDS encoding peroxiredoxin, which yields MATTVGKKFPDLNVDAMDEMGDTFKLNVLEEAINNKKKVLLFWYPKDFTFVCPTELHAFQEALGEFEKRNTLVIGASCDTPEVHFAWLNTSKDDGGIEGVTYPILADSNRNLSSILGILDITNETFDEASQTIQVEGDNVTYRATYLIDEEGTVFHEGVNHMPVGRNVNEFLRLIDAYAHVQKNGEVCPANWEEGKEAMSPNAKGTAAYLAKH from the coding sequence ATGGCAACAACAGTTGGTAAAAAATTTCCAGATTTAAATGTAGATGCAATGGACGAAATGGGTGATACATTTAAGCTAAATGTATTAGAAGAAGCAATAAATAACAAGAAAAAAGTATTGTTGTTTTGGTATCCAAAAGACTTTACATTTGTGTGTCCTACAGAATTACATGCTTTCCAAGAAGCTTTAGGTGAGTTCGAAAAAAGAAACACACTTGTAATTGGTGCATCTTGTGATACTCCAGAAGTACATTTTGCATGGTTAAATACCTCTAAAGATGATGGAGGTATTGAAGGGGTTACTTATCCAATTTTGGCAGATTCTAACCGTAATTTATCTTCAATTTTAGGAATTTTAGATATTACAAACGAAACTTTTGATGAAGCTTCCCAAACAATTCAAGTAGAAGGAGATAATGTAACTTACAGAGCTACTTATTTAATTGATGAAGAAGGAACAGTTTTCCATGAAGGCGTTAACCACATGCCAGTTGGTAGAAATGTAAATGAATTTTTACGTTTAATTGATGCCTATGCACACGTTCAAAAAAACGGAGAAGTTTGTCCTGCAAACTGGGAAGAAGGTAAAGAAGCTATGTCTCCAAATGCAAAAGGAACAGCAGCATATTTAGCAAAACATTAA
- a CDS encoding thioredoxin family protein, whose protein sequence is MVQELTEDNLGVILEGNEKVIVQYSATWCGNCRIMKPKFKKLATEMDTIKFVIVDAEKFPESRKLADVSNLPTFAIFENGEKKNQAQTNKFDVLKDLVNELA, encoded by the coding sequence ATGGTACAAGAATTAACAGAAGATAACTTAGGTGTTATTTTAGAAGGAAACGAAAAAGTAATTGTACAATATTCTGCAACTTGGTGTGGAAACTGTAGAATTATGAAGCCAAAATTTAAGAAATTGGCAACAGAAATGGATACAATTAAATTTGTAATTGTAGATGCAGAGAAATTTCCTGAAAGCAGAAAGTTAGCAGATGTAAGTAATTTACCAACATTTGCAATTTTCGAAAACGGAGAAAAAAAGAACCAAGCACAAACCAATAAGTTTGATGTTTTGAAAGACTTAGTAAACGAATTAGCTTAG
- a CDS encoding DUF6952 family protein: MKLPVIKHLTNFIEENDQDYVLETIETLEALTEVPSLKDEELDVVGELISNMYGAIEVDKMVKDGTPKKEALNTFMKRVLGSIDT; this comes from the coding sequence ATGAAATTACCTGTAATTAAACATTTAACCAATTTTATTGAAGAAAACGACCAAGATTATGTTTTAGAAACAATTGAAACTTTAGAAGCTTTAACAGAAGTTCCGTCTTTAAAAGACGAAGAATTAGATGTTGTTGGAGAGTTGATTTCTAATATGTATGGGGCAATAGAAGTAGATAAAATGGTAAAAGATGGAACCCCTAAAAAAGAAGCGTTAAATACTTTTATGAAGCGTGTTTTAGGCTCTATTGATACTTAA
- a CDS encoding SGNH/GDSL hydrolase family protein, which produces MSIKYIFGCIISFPLLPVLLMQGKKIRKDTPRLPEALKPKGYIKTTSQKTLKVITLGESTLAGVGVDIHENGFTGALVKEISEKNNISILWRVYARSGYTTKQITKKLLPKIEESNADIIVIGLGGNDAFKLNSPLLVMLNIEKLIKSLKKKFPRTPIYFTNMPPIKEFPAFTKTMKFVIGNLVEIFGEKLQKKVKRKKRVFYNSEVVTLKNWSKKYNLKNDIAIYFSDGVHPSKLSYELWGKDMAQFIMKKRSFKKWLRAI; this is translated from the coding sequence ATGAGTATAAAGTATATTTTTGGGTGTATTATTTCTTTTCCCTTACTTCCTGTGCTTTTAATGCAAGGTAAAAAAATTCGTAAAGACACTCCAAGATTACCTGAAGCCCTAAAACCAAAAGGCTATATAAAAACGACTTCACAAAAGACTTTAAAAGTAATTACATTAGGAGAAAGCACCCTTGCAGGTGTTGGTGTAGATATTCACGAAAATGGTTTTACTGGTGCACTCGTAAAAGAAATTTCAGAAAAAAATAATATCTCTATTTTATGGAGAGTATATGCAAGAAGTGGTTATACAACGAAACAAATTACCAAAAAACTACTCCCAAAAATTGAAGAGTCTAATGCAGATATTATTGTAATTGGTTTGGGTGGAAATGATGCTTTTAAATTGAATTCGCCTTTATTAGTAATGCTAAATATCGAAAAGTTGATTAAAAGTCTTAAGAAAAAATTTCCTAGAACACCTATTTATTTTACAAATATGCCTCCTATTAAAGAGTTTCCTGCGTTTACAAAAACGATGAAATTTGTTATTGGAAACTTGGTTGAAATTTTTGGAGAAAAACTTCAAAAAAAGGTAAAAAGAAAAAAAAGAGTTTTTTACAATAGTGAGGTTGTAACTTTAAAAAATTGGTCTAAAAAGTACAATCTTAAAAACGACATTGCTATTTATTTTAGTGACGGTGTGCATCCTTCTAAATTATCTTACGAATTATGGGGAAAAGATATGGCGCAATTTATTATGAAGAAAAGAAGTTTTAAAAAGTGGTTAAGAGCTATATAA
- a CDS encoding DUF368 domain-containing protein: protein MSRSLKDYVIIGLKGMAMGAADVVPGVSGGTIAFISGIYEELLGSISKINFGLFKTLKNEGFTAAWKQVNGTFLLSLFIGIFISIISLAKTIKWLLENEPVLLWSFFFGLVLASIIYIAKQIKKWNVVAVLALLAAAFLAYYVTTLNPLVSENSSLLFMFLAGAIAICAMILPGISGAFILVLLGAYKPILSAVNDKDLKTIAVVGLGAIVGLLSFSKVLKWMFVNYKNITLAMLTGFIIGSLNKIWPWKETLTWRTNSHGIEVPLKEQSISPYNFDADPQLLMAVVLALIGFALILLMEKLAVKKV, encoded by the coding sequence ATGTCTAGAAGTTTAAAAGATTACGTAATTATTGGATTAAAAGGAATGGCAATGGGTGCAGCAGATGTAGTGCCAGGAGTTTCTGGAGGTACAATTGCATTTATATCTGGTATTTATGAAGAGTTATTAGGTTCTATAAGCAAGATTAATTTTGGTTTATTTAAAACATTAAAAAATGAAGGTTTTACAGCAGCTTGGAAACAAGTAAATGGAACTTTCTTATTATCACTTTTTATTGGAATTTTTATAAGCATTATATCTTTAGCAAAAACCATTAAATGGTTATTAGAAAACGAGCCTGTTTTATTATGGTCTTTTTTCTTTGGTTTGGTTTTAGCGAGTATTATTTACATCGCTAAACAAATTAAAAAATGGAATGTTGTGGCGGTTTTGGCACTTTTGGCGGCCGCTTTTTTAGCGTATTATGTAACTACTTTAAATCCTTTGGTAAGCGAAAATTCTTCTCTGTTATTTATGTTTTTAGCAGGAGCCATTGCAATTTGCGCAATGATTTTACCAGGAATTTCAGGAGCTTTTATTTTAGTTTTATTAGGTGCTTACAAACCAATTTTATCCGCTGTTAACGATAAAGATTTAAAAACAATAGCAGTAGTTGGCTTAGGAGCAATCGTAGGTTTGTTATCTTTTTCTAAAGTTTTAAAATGGATGTTCGTAAATTATAAAAATATTACTTTAGCAATGTTAACGGGTTTTATAATAGGCTCTTTAAATAAAATTTGGCCTTGGAAAGAAACACTTACTTGGCGAACAAATTCTCATGGAATTGAAGTGCCTTTAAAAGAACAAAGCATTTCTCCTTATAATTTTGATGCAGATCCGCAATTATTAATGGCAGTAGTTTTGGCTCTTATTGGTTTTGCACTAATTTTATTAATGGAGAAATTAGCTGTTAAAAAAGTATAA